aaaattgcagtttgctgataaaagctCAGACAACATTGATTTTCTAAGTAAAAAGAACTATAATATTGCGTTCACTGCAAGTGTGTTCCCTGTAGCCTTTAAATTTGATATTCTCTCctaacctgtgtaatgtaatattcatttactgtgcatattatttgatctgctgtTATATTAGATGTCTAGAAATCATAAAAATAATCTCTAGTGTATATCTAGTGAGGTTCTTCATAGAgttctgttcatcaaacagtcaaagaacaatcaccagcttgttgaagaatacaggaagggaGAAAAAGAGAAAGTAGACAAAACTGATGAGACATGGATATGGGaaaaccttaaccccttaaggacacggccaaaaaaaacaccttacaGACACAACCTTATTTTCTAAAACTGACGTGTCTCTTTATTAAATCTACCCCAATGTTTCTATATAGACAGAACATCAAAATCACATCATAAGATATGCGGAAAGAGGCCTTGTTTTTCCCAACATGAAAATTGCTGGATAGGGAGGCGACACAAATGATATTCTGAAATTATTGCCGATTATATGTCCCTGCAGGGAATCTCACAATAGATTTTACTCTATTACTCCACAGTACATATAATTGTTTTCTCGTTCTCTAAAGCCACATGAGACTCTCATACAAAGGTAAAACGGGGGAATCTAGAAAGTAGAAATATCttgtttattactattattttgcaTGATCCTCTGCAAAAAATGCaatgtaaaattaattttacaaaATTATAAGTAAAAGTAAACTTTGTGTAATTTTATCAAGATTTTTTTTAGCTGAAAACAAAATAAATTCATATATGTGAAAAATAACAAAAGCCTACTGAATTTATTTAGAAAGATGATAGCCTTATCTAAAAATTTAAAAtcttaatgatagactccctttaatgtcatATGTAGAACTATGCAAGCGTTTTAGACAAATTTGGTCAAATGTTGAAAAGTAAGAATGctgtcagaaatagaagtgtcaatagtttatttttgtcagaaAAGAAAAAGGTAAGTTAATCAATATTTGGTCTGACCACCCTTTGAAGGAGGAGGCCTGGAAGTGATGAGATGTCACCTaccgatatagccctgatctcaatatccTTCAATCTCTCTGGGATGACTTGAAGAGACAAAAGGATTGCAGCAAGttgacatccacagaagatctgtgcttagttctccaagatggcaggaacagcCTTCCTTCTAAGTTTTATTAAaagctgtctgcaagtgtacaATGGGATGACAGAGACAGTGATCCCTAAAGCTAGGCCCAACCTGTGTCCCTATCTATTTGCTGCAACTGTCCTAGTGAAAGGGACAACTGAATGACAAATCctactctagataagtgatacacagaacaggacaaatcAACAGAACACATAAGAGGAATCATCAAGCCAAGGTTTAAACCAGAGAAGCACAACAgcaccaaatcacaatccaaaagagtagtcaaaaagccaaaAAATAGAGGACAGTAAATGCAATACAATAGCAAGGGAAAATGTTTAGAAAGGTCAGGGACACAATATTCAGCCACCATGTGTGGGATGATGGGCAGATTAAGAAAGACCAGAACTCCCCCAGGCCTGATTagcagataagctgtcaatcacaagcacttctcccgactattattatagagaaggcagggcttaggagagtgcgggtgggtactgggcagggagacatctccccacccacactctccttagccccacccctctcccgactagtattatagagaaggtggggcttaggagagtgtgggcggggagtctcccctCTCCTAAGGGGagatgcccacactctcctaagccctgtcttctctataataatagtcagggagagggggcagggtgctctgaaaccgggaccatggaccgaagtggaccaagagcaaggagctgcaggtaagcggacaccgctgggggtgggggggagggggttaatcactacacagcatggggtacAGAATAAGattgcatgtgtatatatatatatatatatacatatatatacagtcctatgaaaaagtttgggcacccctattaatcttaatcatttttagttctaaatattttggtgtttgcaacagccatttcagtttgatatatctaataactgatggacacagtaatatttcaggattgaaatgaggtttattgtactaacagaaaatgcgcaatatgcattaaaccaaaatttgaccggtgcaaaaatatgggcacctcaacagaaaagtgacattaatatttagtacatcctccttttgcaaagataacagcctctagtcgcttcctgtagcttttcatcagttcctggatcctggatgaaggtattttggaccatttctttctacaaaacaattcaagttcagttaagtttgatggtcgctgaacatggacagcccactctcaaatgatctgaaaacaaagattgttcaacatagttgttcaggggaaggatacaaaaagttgtctcagagatttaacctgtcagtttccactgtgaggaacatagtaaggaaatggaagaccacagggacagttcttgttaagcccagaagtggcaggccaagaaaaatatcagaaaggcagagaagaagaatggtgagaacagtcaaggacaatccaaagaccacctccaaagagctgcagcatcatcttgctgcagatggtgtcactgtgcatcggtcaactatacagcgcactttgcacaaatagaagctgtatgggagagtgatgagaaagaagccgtttctgcacgtacgccacaaatagagttgcctgaggtatgaaaaagcacatttggacaaggcagcttcattttggaagcaaaaattgagttgtttggttataaaaaaaggcgttatgcatggcgtccaaaaagaaacagcattccaagaaaaacacatgctacccactgtaaaatttggtggaggttccatcatgctttggggctgtgtggccaatgccggcatcgggaatcttgttaaagttgagggtcgcatggattccactcagtatcagctgattcttgagaataatgttcaagaatcagtgacgaagttgaagttacaccggggatggatatttcagcaagacaatgatccaaaacaccgctccaaatcctcaggcattcatgcagaggaacaattacaatgttctggaatggccatcccagtccccagacctgaatatcattgaacatctgtgggatgatttgaagcgggctgtccatgctcggcgaccatctaacttaactgaacttgaattgtttgtccaaaatacctttatccaggatccaggaactgattaaaagctacaggaagcgactagaggctgttatctttgcaaaaggaggatctactaaatattaatgtcacttttctgttgaggtgcccatacttttgcaccggtcaaattttggtttaatgcatattgcacattttctgttagtacaataaacctcatttcaatcctgaaatattactgtgtccatcagttattagatatatcaaactgaaatggctgttgcaaataccaaaatatttagaactaaaaatgattaagattaataggggtgcccaaactttttcataggactgtatgtgtaggACATTAACTTCTCTGTGCAACGTGCAACATAACATGGCTTGCCATACAATATAATTCCTGCTGTAGACTCTTGCACAGGGGATACAGATGACACAAAGCTAGAATAAATCTACATGACACCACCTGTGAACTTCTAATGAAGATTATAGGATTATTACACagagctatataaataacatgatAGGAGGATTATGAGAAACCGGAGATGTATGTGGTCTGGTTAATGAGTCAATGACAAAGAACACTAGTAAAGAGTTTTGCAGATTTGTAGAGCAGATGGGGGATCAGTGTCGTTTTCTCAGACCTTTGATAGATAAATAACGAATACCTACTGGAGGATCTAGATCAGCAATAATATTAGTGCAATGGCGTATTAGCCAAGCACAGCTTGTTGTATGGGATTGTTATTTTAGCACCTAAATTGATAGAAATTAACTTTTTCAGGCAAAAGCAACTGTCATAAAATAAGGTTTTTAATAAAGACTTAAAGTAACCTCAAACACTTACATTAAGAGTCGTTCTTAAGAACCTCAGCTAAAATGTTTTCATCTTTTTCCTTCGCTACCAGTAAATATCATTGCACtgtatattttttaattagaAATAAGTATTTCTCCATTATAGGTCCATCTGCAAGTCCCCATTTAGTACGCATTAGAAGAATCTATTTAAAACCTATAAATGAAGAAGCTTCTGGATTTGTTCCTATCCATGTCACCACGTAAGTATACTCAGTAATATTGCCCCATTTtatgtatgtcacgccttccaccgttaaatagcaaacagcattggcattagtgcattggcattggtCGCATGAAAGCTGCCACGCAGTGcacagttgtccgatttcgagaaagagataattgtggggtaccacagaaatgattgatccttaagggatatagtaagtgaactgaattacccaaaatcgacagtggcctgtgtgaatacaaagtggaaggtgaacggtgattgttggaatgtaccACGAGTCGGcaaacccccgaaactgggagatagagaccgacaagtgctggccagagaaaccgcacccaatccATGGCTCACCAATCGAcaccgatcaataccatccgtaaggaagcatctgctgggttctaccaactattaaaTATGAATAATAGTTGCTTTCCTATTCTACCACATAGACAGTGTATTTCAATATAGACAGGGCCCCAAAACCCCACCACCACATCATAAGATAtatggtaagtagagatgagcgaacactaaaatgttcgaggttcgaaattcgattcgaacagccgctcactgttcgagtgttcgaatgggtttcgaaccccattatagtctatggggaacataaactcgttaagggggaaacccaaattcgtgtctggagggtcaccaagtccactatgacaccccaggaaatgataccaacaccctggaatgacactgggacagcaggggaagcatgtctgggggcataaaagtcactttatttcatggaaatccctgtcagtttgcgattttcgcaagctaacttttccccatagaaatgcattggccagtgctgattggccagagtacggaactcgaccaatcagcgctggctctgctggaggaggcggagtctaagatcgctccacaccagtctccattcaggtccgaccttagactccgcctcctccggcagagccagcgctgattggccgaaggctggccaatgcattcctatgcgaatgcagagacttagcagtgctgagtcatttttgctcaactacacatctgatgcacactcggcactgctacatcagatgtagcaatctgatgtagcagagccgagggtgcactagaacccctgtgcaaactcagttcacgctaatagaatgcattggccagcgctgattggccaatgcattctattagcccgatgaagtagagctgaatgtgtgtgctaagcacacacattcagcactgcttcatcacgccaatacaatgcattagccagtgctgattggccagagtacggaattcggccaatcagcgctggctctgctggaggaggcggagtctaaggtcggacctgaatggagactggtgtggagcgatcttagactccgcctcctccagcagagccagcgctgattggccgaattctgtactctggccaatcagcgctggccaatgcattctattagcccgatgaagtagagctgaatgtgtgtgcttagcacacacattcagctctacttcatcgggctaatagaatgcattggccaatcagcgctggccaatgcattctattagcttgatgaagcagagtgtgcacaagggttcaagcgcaccctcggctctgatgtagcagagccgagggtgcacaagggttcaagtgcaccctcggctctcctacatcagagccgagggtgcgcttgaacccttgtgcagcctcagctctgctacatcagagccgagggtgcgcttgaacccttgtgcacactctgcttcatcaagctaatagaatgcattggccagcgctgattggccagagtacggaattcggccaatcagcgctggccaatgcatccctatgggaaaaagtttatctcacaaaaatcacaattacacacccgatagagccccaaaaagttatttttaataacatccccccctaaataaaggttatccctagctatccctgcctgtacagctatccctgtctcatagtcacaaagttcacattctcatatgacccggatttgaaatccactattcgtctaaaatggaggtcacctgatttcggcagccaatgactttttccaatttttttcaatgcccccagtgtcgtagttcctgtcccacctcccctgcgctgttattggtgcaaaaaaggcgccagggaaggtgggaggggaatcgaattttggcgcactttaccacgcggtgttcgattcgattcgaacatggcgaacaccctgatatccgatcgaacatgtgttcgatagaacactgttcgctcatctctaatggtaagaGTCCTCAGATACTTGAAGCATTGGActgattttattgttttttcaacatgtaaattgCTGGACAGGGAGATGATACAAATGATATTCTGTAATTATTGCCAATTACATCTCCCTGCAGGGAATCTCACAGTAGAATATAATCTATGACTCCACCGTATATATAATTGTTATCTTGTTCTCTACACATTGCAATGTTTCAATAAAGCCACACAAGACATCACATGAAGGTAAAATGAGGGGAATCCAGAAagataaaaatgttatttattattaaaaatgaTTAACTTCTTGCTCTTATTGTATATGTTGCACAATTAATAGGCAGTGTATGATATAGTTCTGcaaaagtatttggacacccatgcaaattaagatatctgtggtcatgatgtacgtcacgccttccgccgttaaataggaaacagcattgacatGTATTGGTATTACTCACATGCAAGATACCAtgtagtgcagagttgtccgatttcgagaaaggggtaattgtgggggtaccacagaaatggtcgatccttaagggacatagaaagcgaactgaattatccaaaatcaacagtggcctatgtgattacaaagtggaaggtgaacggtgattgtcggaatgtgccacAAGTTGGcaaacccccaaaactgggagatagagactgacgagtgctggccagagaaaccgcgccTAACCAATATCGGACTCACATGCACCAGgcgtttcaacaggcatccgggagtattgtgtccatcaataccatccataaggaagcatctactGGGGTCtacaactattggatatgaataaatgttgttattctattctaccacaggtgtccaaatacttattggcagacagtgtaGAAGTTGGGAAAATTGTATTCTGAGCTGTATTCTTAGAAACCAAAGTGTCCACATAAACTAAGCTCAAATTTTGCTACGGAAATTGTGAAAAATTACATGAACAATTGTCAAAATTTAACAGAACTAAttgattttttaaaatctttttagaGCACTTGTATGAAGGATTTCTTAGTATGGAATTGTACATATTGTCAAAGGATCTGACTTCACGTATTCGGGATATTTCcatatacataaataatactttGTATTTCACAGCTGTATGTGAATGAGCTCTGAGAATAAAGTTTGGGTGTCACGTGGCCATCTATACTCCCCTCCGCCTTGCTCAAAGTATTTAGATGCAAGAGTAGAACACAAGTGATGCATTATATATGAAAGATGGATGATGGGGTTTTTGTTTGGTAAAAGGATGATGTATTGAAAGACTAAAGTTTTTTCTTTTATTGATCCCAAGATATATCTAATGGGTGACCTCATTATGaagtataatatttatatagaactcTACAAGTCTGGGATTCTTGATAATTATCATTGTATATAGAATCTAGAAGTTTCCAAACATGGATTTCCTCAATCACGATGGATGGTCAAGTCTTCATATGAAATATGATGTCCAGTCGGTTCCCTTACATGTAGTTATCAATATGGGATCTTATTTATATTTAAAACTGACCATATGGATTGGATCTAATTGCAGAAAATATCATTACCCTTGAGATATCAACagttaatttttatataaaacacaaaataaatattggaaacaaatctaaaaaaaaaatatctaatttACAATTATTTCCTCCTACCTTTGTCATGGAGAATTACACCTACAATTTCTTTGTTTTGACATTTACTACGTACTCAGGGAATAAACCATTTTTATCTGCTTTCTTCATCCTGGTATACCTGGCCGGAGTGATAGCCAATTCGACCACCATTACCGTAGTATAGAGTGATCGGCACTTACACACCCCCATGTATCTATTCCTATGCAATTTGTCCATCATCGACATTTGCTACACAACTAGTTCAGTCCCTAAGTTGGTTCACATGTTCCTAAGTGGTGACTATACATTATCCATCACCCAATGCTTCGTCCAGATGTTCTTCTTCCTACTTGCAGCTGCTACAGAGGATCTACTGCTATTAATTATGGCTTATGATCGATATGTCGCCATATGTAACCCTCTACATTATCATCATATGTTGAGGAAGAAGATCTGTATCTTGTTGATTGTTATTGCTTGGGTAACTGGATGTATAAATTCAACTGTTGTGACATTGACTGTATCTAATATACCTCTATGTTCTAATACCATCCCTCAGTTTCTCTGTGACTTCAAAGCTTTTGTCAAAATATCCTGCACTAACACTGGTTTAGAGGAGTTTTCCTTAATAGAAGCTGTAATATTTGGCATTGGCCCTTTTCTGTGCAGTATAATATCTTATACCCGAGTGATCATTGTTATCTTACGTATTAAATCTAGTGAGGGGAGAAGGAAGGCTTTCTCCACCTGCTCGTCCCACCTCGTAGTTCTCACTATATATTTTAGTACCTGGATGTCCATCTACATGATGCCACCAATGAAAGATTCTCAGGTCTTTGAACTATCGCTTTTCATTCTATTTTCTATCATTACTCCCATGTTGAATCCTCTGATATACAGTGTACGAAATAAGGATGTAAAGACGGCTCTACTGAAG
This region of Leptodactylus fuscus isolate aLepFus1 chromosome 8, aLepFus1.hap2, whole genome shotgun sequence genomic DNA includes:
- the LOC142217128 gene encoding olfactory receptor 5V1-like; this translates as MLKSKNAVRNRSVNSLFLSEKKKSDRHLHTPMYLFLCNLSIIDICYTTSSVPKLVHMFLSGDYTLSITQCFVQMFFFLLAAATEDLLLLIMAYDRYVAICNPLHYHHMLRKKICILLIVIAWVTGCINSTVVTLTVSNIPLCSNTIPQFLCDFKAFVKISCTNTGLEEFSLIEAVIFGIGPFLCSIISYTRVIIVILRIKSSEGRRKAFSTCSSHLVVLTIYFSTWMSIYMMPPMKDSQVFELSLFILFSIITPMLNPLIYSVRNKDVKTALLKLVGGKTRGE